The genomic window CCGCCCACCACGTGCTCAACCTGCGCAGCGGCGCGCCCAACGCGGCCCGCTTCCTGCAGGAGGTGGCACTGACCGGGCAGCGGCCCTGGCAGTCCTGGGACTGGGGCGCGGCGAGCAGCGCGCCGGTGCTGCCGCGGGTCCGCCGGGGCCGGGTGGTGCTGGCACCGGCCACCTGGCGGCTGACCGCGCCCGTCCCGGCGGCCTCGGCCCCGTTCGAGCAGTGGGAGGAGGGGCTGGTCCGCTGGCGCCGGCGCTGGGGCGTGCCGGCCGCCGTCCGGCTGATCAGCGGCGACCAGCGGATCAGCCTGGACCTCGATCTCCCGTGGCACCGGAGGCTGTTGCACAGCCAGGCGCGTTCCGCCGAGCACACCGTGCTCCAGGAGGAACTCGCCCCCGCCGGCGACGGCGGCTGGCTGTGCGGACCGGACGGTGCCCGGACCGCCGAGCTGGTGGTCCCGCTGCGCCGGACCCCGAGAGGCCCGGCGGTGGCCCGCCCCCGCCGCCCGCTGCCGGCCCGGCGCGAGCGGATCGTCGAACTGCCCGGCAGCTCCTGGCTGTTCGCCCGGCTCGCGGTGGCCGAGGCACGGCACGAGGAGGTCCTGGTCGAGCACCTGCCCCGCCTGGTCGACGCACTGCCGGCCGAGGTGGACCGCTGGTTCTTCATCCGCTACCAGGACTCGGCGCCGCACCTGCGGCTGCGCTTCCACGGCACGCCACCGGCGCTGGCCGCCGAGTTGCTGCCCCGCCTGCACGACTGGGTGCTGCAGCTGCGCCGGGCCGGGCTCGGCACGGACCTGCGCCTGGAGAGCTACGCGCCGGAGACCGACCGCTACGGCGGCGCCGAGGTGCTCGCCGACGCCGAACGGGTCTTCCACGCCGACAGCCTGGTCGCGCTCGCGGCCCTGCGACTGGCCCGGGCCGAGCGCGCGCTCTCCCGGGACCTGCTGGCCGCGGTGAACGCCGTCGGCACCGCGCAGGCCTTCCTGGTCGGCCGCGCCGGAGCCGGCGAGGCGCCCGCGGTCGGCGCATGGCTGGCGGCGATGTATCCGAAGTCGGAACAGCACCACCAGGCGTTCCGGTCCCAGCGCGCGGCAGCGCTGCGGGCGATCGGCCCCGACGGACCGTCCGGCCCGGCGGGCGGCCTGCTGCCCGCCGACCCCGCGCTGACCGAGGCCTGGCAGCGGCGAGCCACCGAACTCGCCCGGTACGCAGCCCGATTGGACCAGAGGTCGGCCGACCCGGCGCTGGCCTCGCTGCTGCACATGGGCCACAATCGGCTGGTCGGGATCGACCGCGAGTCCGAACGCCGCGCCTATGCCCTGGCCCGAGGCGCCGTCGAGGCCCACCGCTCGCGCCACACCAACCCGCGGGAGCGGCGATGAACCCCACGGATCCGCTGCGCGCAGTCGCCGACCTGCTCAGCAGCCCCGGAGCGCCCGACCGGCCGGCCGCCGAGGGCGACGGCACGCCACCCGCCGCGGCCCACTCGCTCGGGGCCGGCCACAGCGGCACCGCACTCGCGCTGGCCGTGCTGGCCGACCGCGAGGACGACGCCGCGCTGCGCCGTGCCGCGCACGGGCACCTGGTGGCCGCCGCGAAGTCGCCCGGGGCGATGCGAAGCGGCGGGCTCTACTCCGGCGCCGCCGCGATCGCCTTCGCCGCCCGCACCATGGCGCGGCGCCCCGGCGAGTACCGCACCTTGCTGGACGGGCTGGCCCCCCGGGTCCGCCAGGCCGCGGCCGGGCGGGTCGCCGACCTCCGTGCCGACCTGGCCGCCGGTACGGGCCTGCGCTCGCACACCTTCGACACCGTCTCCGGCGCGGCGGGCCTGGGCCGCCTGCTGCTCGCCCTGGAGCCGGACGGGCCGGTGCTGGCCGAGCTGCTCGCCGCGCTGGTCGCCCTCACCGAGCCGACCGGCGGCGCGCTGCCCCGCTGGTGGACTGCCGGCGGACCGGGGCGGCCAGGGCCTGATCCCGACCACCCCCGCGGGCACCTCAACCTGGGCCTGGCGCACGGGATCCCGGGCCCGCTCGCCCTGCTGGCCCTGGCCCGGCTGCGCGGCGTGCGGGTGCCCGGCCAGGACGAGGCGATCGAGGCGCTGGCGAGCTGGCTCAGCGCCCGGCGGGTCCCTGGCACACCTGGCCCGACCGCGCCGACGGCATTCGCCGCCACCGAGCCGGACACCGCCACTGACCTGGACACCGCCGCCGACCGGGACACCGCCAGGAGGCGGCTCGGCATCGGCGGTTCCTGGCCGATGACCGTGCGGGTCGAGGACGAGGAGGCCGGCCGCCTGCCGGTCGACCTGCCGACCCGGGCGGCCTGGTGCTACGGAACCCCCGGCGCGGCGCGCGCACTCTTCCTGGCGGGCGCGGCCCGCAGCCGCGCCGACTGGCGCACCACCGCCGTCGCGGCCCTGGCGGACACGCTGCACGACCCGTCCGGCTGGAACCTCCAGGGCCCCGGGCTCTGCCACGGCACCGGCGGCCTGCTGCGGATCACCCAGCGGATGGCGCAGGAGTCCGCCTCCGCCGAGCTGGCGGCCCACCTCCCCGCGCTCGCCGCCACCGTCGCGGAGCAGCTCGACGCGGCACTCGGCGCCGGCGATCCGCCCGGCCTGCTGGAGGGGACGGCAGGCGCAGCCCTCGCCCTGCACGCCTACACCCGCACCGGGCCGCCCGCGAGCGACCCCGAGGAGTGGGACGCCTTCCTGTTGATCAGCTGATCGGCTGACCTGCTGATCGGCTGACCTGCAGACGCCTTCCTGCTGACCCGCTGATCAGCAGGAAGGCGTCCCTGCCACGTGCCGGTCCCGGCTCGCGCCGAAGCCGACCGCGACCTGTGGGACCAGCAGCAGGAGCAGGACCGTCAGCGGCAGCGTCCAGTTGCCCGAGGCGTCGTGCAGCGCACCCAGCACGGCCGGCCCGCTGGCCGCCAGGATGTAGCCGAAGCACTGCGCCATGCTGGACAGTTGGGCGGTGTGCCGGATGTCGGGGGAGCGCTGCACGATGAACAGCAGCGCGAGGCTGATGCTCACGCCCTGGCCGAGGCCGAGCAGGACCATCCAGAGGTAGGCGCCGCCGGCCGGTGCCGTCAGGAGCCCGACGAAGCCCAGCGCGCAGCCGAGGGCGCCGACGGCTGCCAGCACCCCGGCGGGCAGCCGCCTGCCGACGATGACGGGGGCCACGAACGACCCCAGGATGCCGAGCAGCGAGGAGAAGGAGAGCATCCACCCGGCATCGCCCTCGCTCAGGCCCGCGTCCTTGAGCAGGCTCGGCAGCCAGGCCGCCGCCGCGTAGTAGTTGAGCGACTGCAGTCCCATGAACGCGGTGACCTGCCAGGCCAGCGGCGAGCGCCACAGACCGCGCACCGGCCGGGCCCCCTGCCCGGCCGCCGCGGCCGGGACGGCGGTGCGGCGGCGGGCCTGCGGCAGCCACACCACGGCGGCGACCAGGGCGAGTGCGCCCCAGCAGGCCAGCGTGGTGCGCCAGGAGAGTCCGGCGGCGTGCTGGACGGGCACGGTGACCCCCGCCGCGAGCGCGGCACCGGCGAACAGCGACATGGAGTACAGGCCGGTCATCAGGCCCGCCCGGCCCGGGAAGTCGCGCTTGATCAGGCCGGGCAGCAGCACGTTGGCCACCGCGATCCCGGCGCCGATGACCACCGTGCCGGCGAACAGCGCGACGACGGAGTCCAGCAGCCGCAGCGCGGTGCCCACGCCGACCAGCGCCATGGTCGCGAGCAGCGCGCGCTCCACCCCCAGCCGGCGCCCGATCCTGGGCGCGAGCGGGGCGAGCAGGCCGAAGCAGAGCAGCGGCAGCGCGGTCAGCAGGCTGGTCGCGGTGGCCGACATGCCGCTGTCGGCCCGGATGGTGTCGGTCAGCGGGGAGACGGCGACGAGCGCGGGGCGCAGGTTGAGCGCGAGCAGGACCACGCCGACGCCCAGGAAGAGCAGGCCCCGCCCCGCCCCCAGCTGTGTGGTGGCGGTGGTGGCGGTGGTGGTGGCTTCGGTGTTCGCGGGTGCGTCGGCCGTGGCCGCTGTGTCGTCAGGCACGGTGCTCCTCGGTCGAGTCGATCGGCTGGTCGGTGTCCGTCCCGCGCAGCGCGGCCATGGCCTCGGCCAGGTGGGCCAGCGCATGGCGCTCCGCGGTGTCGGCGTCGCGGGCCTCGATGGCGTCGACGATGGCCGCGTGGGCGTCGAACTGGTGGCGCACCGGGTCGGGCAGCGGCTGGTCGACCACCGCGCGCAGCGCCGAGCGCAGCGCGTCGCTGAGGTGCTCGTACAGCTCGGCCAGCACGGCGTTGTGCGCGGCGGCGGCCACCGCGCGGTGGAAGGAGACGTCGGCGTCCACGAAGGCGGCCACGTCGCCGGCGCGCCAGGCGTCGTCGCGCCGCGCCAGCGCCGCCCGCAGCGCCCGCAGGTCGTCCTCGGTGCGGCGCTGGGCGGCGTACCGGGCGGCGTCGCGCTCCAGGGCCGCCCGGACCTCGTACATCTCCAGATCGGCGGCGCGGCGCAGGCGCCGCTGCACGGCCGCACCGAAGTCACTGCTGGCGCGGACGTACGTCCCGTCCCCCTGGCGGGCTTCGAGCAGACCGGTGTGCACCAGGGCGCGCACCGCCTCGCGGACGGTGTTGCGGCCGACGTCGAGCTGTTCGACCAGCAGCGGCTCGGCCGGGATCTTGCTGCCGACCGGCCACTCGCCCTCGCTGATCAGGCGCTCCAACTGCTCGATCACCAGATCGACGAGGCTGGCGCGAGCGGCGTTCCGCAGTGGCATCGAGGGCCCTCCCCAGGTCTGTTGGAACAGGTCTGTTGCACAGGTCCGTCCGCAGATCTGCTCGCGGGGCTGCCAGCCTCCACGGCACTGCAAACATGGGAACATGGGAACATCCCATGTTTGCAGTGTCAAGCGGCGCCGGGCGGAGCGGGGGTGCGCCCGGCGTTGGGGCTACCGGGTGCGGCGCAGCGCCTCCGGCGTGAGGGCGGCGAGGTCGCGGTAGCCGTCGACCGCCGTGGTCAGGTCGGCCTCGGCCAGGATCGAGCGCAGCACGTGCACGATGCCCGCGGTGCCGCCCAGCGCGAGCCCGTAGGCGTACGGGCGGCCGATGCCCACGGCACGGGCGCCCAGCGCGAGGGCCTTCACCGCGTCGGTGCCGCTGCGGATACCGGAGTCACGCGCTCGTCCGCTGCCCCGAGACCCGCAACTGCGCCGCGGTCAGCGGGCCGTACAACCTCCTCGTGGAAGCGAGCCTGCACTCCCTCTCCGATGTCCTGCGCTTCGAGACGCAGCTGGCCACCCGGCACCCCGGCCTGGAGTTCGTCGACCGGGCGGTGATGCTCCGCCAGGACAAGCTGCTGGGCCACCTCCTCGATCCGTGCG from Kitasatospora sp. NBC_01250 includes these protein-coding regions:
- a CDS encoding CynX/NimT family MFS transporter, with product MPDDTAATADAPANTEATTTATTATTQLGAGRGLLFLGVGVVLLALNLRPALVAVSPLTDTIRADSGMSATATSLLTALPLLCFGLLAPLAPRIGRRLGVERALLATMALVGVGTALRLLDSVVALFAGTVVIGAGIAVANVLLPGLIKRDFPGRAGLMTGLYSMSLFAGAALAAGVTVPVQHAAGLSWRTTLACWGALALVAAVVWLPQARRRTAVPAAAAGQGARPVRGLWRSPLAWQVTAFMGLQSLNYYAAAAWLPSLLKDAGLSEGDAGWMLSFSSLLGILGSFVAPVIVGRRLPAGVLAAVGALGCALGFVGLLTAPAGGAYLWMVLLGLGQGVSISLALLFIVQRSPDIRHTAQLSSMAQCFGYILAASGPAVLGALHDASGNWTLPLTVLLLLLVPQVAVGFGASRDRHVAGTPSC
- a CDS encoding lanthionine synthetase LanC family protein, which gives rise to MNPTDPLRAVADLLSSPGAPDRPAAEGDGTPPAAAHSLGAGHSGTALALAVLADREDDAALRRAAHGHLVAAAKSPGAMRSGGLYSGAAAIAFAARTMARRPGEYRTLLDGLAPRVRQAAAGRVADLRADLAAGTGLRSHTFDTVSGAAGLGRLLLALEPDGPVLAELLAALVALTEPTGGALPRWWTAGGPGRPGPDPDHPRGHLNLGLAHGIPGPLALLALARLRGVRVPGQDEAIEALASWLSARRVPGTPGPTAPTAFAATEPDTATDLDTAADRDTARRRLGIGGSWPMTVRVEDEEAGRLPVDLPTRAAWCYGTPGAARALFLAGAARSRADWRTTAVAALADTLHDPSGWNLQGPGLCHGTGGLLRITQRMAQESASAELAAHLPALAATVAEQLDAALGAGDPPGLLEGTAGAALALHAYTRTGPPASDPEEWDAFLLIS
- a CDS encoding FadR/GntR family transcriptional regulator codes for the protein MPLRNAARASLVDLVIEQLERLISEGEWPVGSKIPAEPLLVEQLDVGRNTVREAVRALVHTGLLEARQGDGTYVRASSDFGAAVQRRLRRAADLEMYEVRAALERDAARYAAQRRTEDDLRALRAALARRDDAWRAGDVAAFVDADVSFHRAVAAAAHNAVLAELYEHLSDALRSALRAVVDQPLPDPVRHQFDAHAAIVDAIEARDADTAERHALAHLAEAMAALRGTDTDQPIDSTEEHRA